A genomic region of Dickeya solani IPO 2222 contains the following coding sequences:
- the trhA gene encoding PAQR family membrane homeostasis protein TrhA — protein MKKKMGESGYTLAEEIANSISHGVGFVFGIVGLVLLLVQAVDNGATSLAITSYSLYGGSLILLFLASTLYHAIPHQRAKRWLKKFDHCAIYLLIAGTYTPFLLVGLNSPLARGLMITIWSLALLGVIFKLAFAHRFKMLSLMTYLVMGWLSLIVIYQLAMKLSAGGVTLLAIGGAVYTLGVVFYVCKRIPFNHAIWHGFVLGGSVCHFLAIYLYVG, from the coding sequence ATGAAGAAAAAAATGGGGGAGTCGGGGTATACGCTGGCGGAAGAAATCGCCAACAGTATCAGCCATGGAGTCGGTTTTGTCTTTGGGATTGTCGGGCTGGTGTTATTACTGGTGCAGGCGGTGGACAACGGGGCCACTTCTCTGGCTATCACCAGCTACAGTCTGTATGGCGGCAGCCTGATTTTGCTGTTTCTCGCATCAACGTTGTATCACGCCATTCCTCATCAGCGCGCAAAACGCTGGCTGAAGAAATTCGATCACTGCGCTATCTATCTGCTGATTGCCGGAACCTATACGCCTTTTCTGCTGGTGGGGCTCAATTCGCCGCTGGCGCGCGGACTGATGATCACTATCTGGAGCCTGGCGCTGCTGGGCGTCATATTCAAGCTGGCGTTTGCGCACCGGTTTAAAATGCTGTCGCTGATGACCTATCTGGTGATGGGTTGGCTGTCGCTGATTGTTATTTATCAACTGGCGATGAAACTGTCCGCCGGCGGAGTGACGCTGTTGGCGATCGGCGGCGCGGTGTATACGCTGGGCGTGGTGTTTTACGTTTGCAAGCGTATACCGTTCAATCACGCCATCTGGCATGGGTTTGTGCTGGGAGGCAGTGTGTGCCACTTTTTGGCTATCTACCTGTATGTGGGATAA
- the ygfZ gene encoding tRNA-modifying protein YgfZ — protein sequence MAHPFTAQPLFSSAQLPATLISLDDWALVTLTGPDTVKYLQGQLTADVDALQAGQHVLCAHCDAKGKMWSNVRLFHYGDGLAYLERRSVRDTQLAELKKYAVFSKTTIAADDNVVLLGAAGLDIRAHLAPLFDALPDADNAVVQQPGATLLHLAHPSERFLLVLDAQRAAALIETLQPSAKLNDSRQWQALDIAAGQPIIDSVNSAQFIPQATNLQALQGISFTKGCYAGQEMVARAKYRGANKRALYWLAGTGAQAPAAGDELELKLGDNWRRTGTVLAASQLHDGTLWVQAVLNNDLEADSVLRVRDDSGSQLAIQPLPYSLEE from the coding sequence ATGGCTCATCCGTTTACCGCACAACCGCTGTTTTCTTCTGCTCAACTGCCCGCTACCCTGATATCGCTGGATGACTGGGCGCTGGTCACCCTGACCGGGCCGGACACGGTCAAATACCTTCAGGGCCAGCTTACGGCCGACGTCGATGCCTTGCAGGCCGGTCAGCACGTGCTCTGCGCCCACTGCGACGCCAAAGGGAAGATGTGGAGCAATGTGCGCCTGTTCCATTATGGCGACGGGCTGGCTTATCTGGAGCGCCGCAGCGTGCGGGATACCCAGTTGGCGGAGCTGAAAAAATACGCGGTCTTCTCCAAAACCACTATCGCGGCCGACGACAACGTCGTGTTGCTGGGCGCCGCCGGTCTCGACATCCGTGCGCATCTGGCACCCTTGTTCGATGCGCTGCCCGACGCCGATAACGCCGTGGTGCAGCAACCGGGAGCGACGCTGCTGCATCTGGCCCACCCCTCCGAACGTTTCCTGCTGGTGCTGGATGCGCAACGCGCCGCCGCGCTCATCGAAACGCTGCAACCCAGCGCCAAACTCAACGACAGCCGCCAATGGCAGGCGCTGGACATCGCGGCCGGGCAGCCCATTATTGACAGCGTCAACAGCGCACAGTTCATTCCACAAGCCACCAACTTACAGGCGCTGCAAGGCATTAGCTTCACCAAAGGGTGCTATGCCGGTCAGGAGATGGTCGCGCGCGCCAAATACCGCGGCGCCAACAAACGCGCGCTGTACTGGCTGGCGGGCACTGGCGCGCAGGCACCCGCAGCGGGTGATGAGCTGGAATTGAAACTCGGCGATAACTGGCGCCGTACCGGCACCGTGCTGGCGGCAAGCCAGCTGCATGACGGCACGTTGTGGGTTCAGGCAGTGCTGAACAACGATCTGGAGGCTGACAGCGTGCTGCGGGTGCGCGACGACAGCGGCAGCCAGCTCGCCATTCAGCCGTTGCCTTATTCTCTGGAAGAGTAA
- the sdhE gene encoding FAD assembly factor SdhE, which produces MDINNKSRIHWACRRGMRELDISIMPFFEHEYDTLSDDDKQHFIRLLQCDDPDLFNWLMNHGEPVDPELKRMVSLIQTRNKDRGPVAM; this is translated from the coding sequence ATGGACATCAATAACAAATCACGTATTCACTGGGCGTGCAGACGCGGAATGCGTGAACTGGATATCTCCATCATGCCGTTTTTCGAGCATGAGTACGACACGCTGAGCGACGACGACAAGCAGCATTTCATCCGTCTGTTGCAGTGCGACGATCCCGACTTGTTCAACTGGCTGATGAACCATGGCGAGCCGGTGGATCCGGAGCTGAAACGTATGGTTTCCCTTATTCAGACGCGAAATAAAGACCGTGGCCCAGTGGCAATGTGA
- a CDS encoding protein YgfX — protein MAQWQCDLRVSWRMQLFSLLTHGFLVLMILLAPWPDGYAPLWLGLVTLVVFGFVRSQRIIKSRQGEISLHGENQLHWQQRDWQIARRPWVMRNGVLLSLRATTGKGHQRLWLASDSMGNEEWRLLRQLLQQHPLQGTESSRHH, from the coding sequence GTGGCCCAGTGGCAATGTGATTTACGCGTATCCTGGCGCATGCAGTTGTTTTCGCTGCTGACGCACGGGTTTCTGGTGCTGATGATCCTGCTGGCGCCCTGGCCGGACGGCTATGCGCCGCTGTGGCTGGGGTTGGTGACGCTGGTGGTGTTCGGTTTCGTGCGCAGTCAGCGCATCATTAAGTCGCGTCAGGGGGAAATTTCCCTGCATGGGGAAAACCAACTGCACTGGCAGCAGCGTGACTGGCAGATAGCCCGGCGACCGTGGGTGATGCGCAACGGCGTGTTGCTGTCGTTGCGGGCGACGACTGGCAAAGGGCATCAGCGTCTGTGGCTGGCGTCAGACAGTATGGGCAATGAAGAGTGGCGGCTGTTGCGCCAGCTGTTGCAGCAGCACCCGCTGCAGGGAACGGAATCTTCCCGCCATCATTAA
- the fldB gene encoding flavodoxin FldB, whose amino-acid sequence MKIGLFYGTSTCYTEMAAEKIRDILGEELVDLHNVKDVAPREMENYETLILGIPTWDFGEIQEDWEAIWAQLSALNLKGKIVALYGMGDQLGYSEWFLDALGMLHDQLKPLGVRFIGYWPTAGYDFTSPKPVTEDGKHFVGLALDEVNQYDMSDERIQQWCEQILHEMAELL is encoded by the coding sequence ATGAAGATAGGACTTTTTTACGGCACCAGCACCTGCTACACCGAGATGGCGGCGGAGAAAATCCGCGACATTCTGGGCGAGGAGCTGGTAGACCTGCACAACGTAAAAGACGTTGCGCCCCGGGAAATGGAAAACTACGAGACGCTGATTCTTGGCATCCCCACCTGGGACTTCGGTGAAATTCAGGAAGACTGGGAAGCTATCTGGGCGCAGCTGTCGGCGCTGAATCTGAAAGGTAAGATTGTCGCGCTCTACGGCATGGGCGACCAGTTGGGGTACAGCGAATGGTTTCTGGACGCGCTCGGCATGCTGCATGACCAGCTCAAGCCGCTGGGCGTGCGTTTTATCGGCTACTGGCCGACCGCAGGCTACGACTTCACCAGCCCGAAACCGGTAACAGAAGACGGTAAGCACTTTGTTGGTCTGGCGCTGGATGAAGTGAATCAGTACGACATGAGCGACGAGCGGATTCAACAGTGGTGCGAGCAGATCCTGCACGAAATGGCGGAGTTACTCTGA
- a CDS encoding MFS transporter, whose translation MQASISSTIDNQTPDAPVNSRNKVVVASLIGTAIEFFDFYIYATAAVLIFPHIFFPQGDATAATLQSLATFAIAFVARPIGSALFGHFGDRVGRKVTLVASLLTMGISTVLIGLLPSYETIGVLAPLLLALARFGQGLGLGGEWGGAALLATENAPANKRALYGSFPQLGAPIGFFFANGTFLLLSWVLTNEQFMSWGWRVPFIASAVLVIIGLYVRVSLHETPVFAKVAKEGKQVRVPLGTLLSKHVKATILGTFIMLATYTLFYIMTVYSMTYGTTPAPAGLGIPRNNFLWMLMMAVIGFGLTIPVAGYLADVVGRRKTMITVTCIMLVFAMAFPSLLGSGNQTLIMAFLVCGLSLMGLTFGPMGALLPELFPTEVRYTGASFSYNVSSILGASVAPYIAAWLTSHYGLFYVGVYLAAMASLTLIALLLTKETRHQSLG comes from the coding sequence ATGCAAGCCTCCATCTCATCCACTATTGATAATCAAACACCAGATGCGCCAGTAAACTCGCGCAACAAAGTGGTGGTCGCCTCACTGATCGGCACCGCCATCGAATTCTTCGATTTTTACATTTATGCTACCGCTGCCGTGCTGATATTTCCGCACATCTTCTTCCCGCAGGGTGACGCTACCGCCGCCACGCTGCAATCGCTGGCAACCTTCGCCATCGCGTTTGTAGCGCGCCCGATCGGCTCCGCGCTATTCGGCCACTTCGGCGACCGTGTCGGCCGCAAGGTGACGCTGGTCGCGTCGCTGCTGACCATGGGGATCTCCACCGTCTTGATCGGTCTGCTGCCGAGCTATGAAACCATCGGCGTACTGGCTCCGTTGCTGCTGGCGCTGGCCCGTTTCGGCCAGGGGCTTGGCCTCGGCGGCGAATGGGGCGGCGCGGCGCTGCTGGCGACGGAAAACGCCCCGGCCAACAAACGCGCGCTGTACGGCTCCTTCCCGCAGTTGGGCGCGCCGATCGGCTTCTTCTTCGCTAACGGCACCTTCCTGCTGCTGTCCTGGGTACTGACCAACGAGCAGTTCATGAGCTGGGGATGGCGTGTGCCGTTCATCGCGTCTGCCGTGCTGGTGATCATCGGCCTGTACGTGCGCGTATCGCTGCACGAAACCCCGGTATTCGCCAAAGTCGCCAAAGAAGGGAAACAGGTGCGCGTGCCGCTGGGCACCCTGCTGAGCAAACATGTGAAAGCCACCATTCTGGGCACCTTCATCATGCTGGCGACCTACACTCTGTTTTACATCATGACCGTCTACTCCATGACCTACGGCACCACTCCGGCGCCGGCCGGGCTTGGCATTCCGCGCAACAACTTTCTGTGGATGCTGATGATGGCGGTGATCGGGTTCGGTTTGACGATCCCGGTGGCAGGCTATCTGGCTGACGTGGTCGGCCGTCGCAAGACCATGATCACCGTGACCTGCATCATGCTGGTGTTCGCCATGGCGTTCCCGTCGTTACTGGGCTCCGGCAACCAGACGCTGATTATGGCGTTTCTGGTATGCGGCCTGAGCCTGATGGGATTGACCTTCGGCCCAATGGGCGCGCTGCTGCCGGAACTGTTCCCGACCGAAGTGCGTTATACCGGCGCCTCGTTCTCCTATAACGTCTCCTCTATTCTGGGAGCGTCCGTGGCGCCGTACATCGCCGCCTGGCTGACCAGCCATTACGGGCTGTTCTACGTGGGCGTTTACCTCGCCGCGATGGCGTCACTGACGCTGATCGCCTTGTTGTTGACGAAGGAAACCCGCCACCAGTCTCTCGGTTAA
- the xerD gene encoding site-specific tyrosine recombinase XerD: MQKQDQALIEQFLDALWLERNLAENTLSSYRNDLRSLADWLAHHDSSLLQAQPSDLQDFLAERLEGGYKATSSARLLSAMRRLFQYLYREKQRTDDPSAPLSSPKLPQRLPKDLTEAQVEALLAAPVTDQPLELRDKAMLELLYATGLRVSELVGLTISDVSLRQGVVRVIGKGNKERLVPLGEEAVYWLEQYLEYSRPWLLNGQTLDVLFPSNRAQQMTRQTFWHRIKHYATLASIDSNKLSPHVLRHAFATHLLNHGADLRVVQMLLGHSDLSTTQIYTHVATERLRQLHQQHHPRA, translated from the coding sequence ATGCAGAAACAGGATCAGGCGTTAATCGAGCAGTTTCTGGATGCCCTGTGGCTGGAGCGCAATCTGGCGGAAAATACGCTGTCGTCCTATCGCAATGACCTGCGCTCGCTGGCGGACTGGCTGGCGCATCATGACAGTAGCCTGTTGCAGGCGCAGCCGTCGGATTTGCAGGACTTTCTGGCTGAACGCCTGGAAGGCGGCTACAAGGCCACCAGTTCAGCCCGCCTGCTGAGCGCGATGCGGCGCTTGTTTCAGTACCTGTACCGGGAAAAGCAGCGAACCGACGACCCAAGCGCGCCGCTGTCTTCACCCAAACTGCCGCAGCGGTTGCCGAAGGACCTGACGGAAGCGCAGGTGGAAGCGCTGCTGGCGGCGCCGGTTACCGATCAGCCGCTCGAACTGCGCGACAAGGCGATGCTGGAACTGCTGTACGCCACCGGCCTGCGCGTATCGGAACTGGTGGGGCTGACCATTAGCGATGTCAGTCTGCGGCAAGGCGTGGTGCGCGTGATAGGGAAGGGCAACAAGGAACGGCTGGTGCCGCTGGGAGAAGAGGCGGTGTACTGGCTGGAGCAGTATCTGGAGTACAGCCGCCCCTGGCTGCTGAACGGCCAGACGCTGGATGTGCTGTTCCCAAGCAACCGCGCCCAGCAGATGACGCGCCAGACGTTCTGGCACCGCATCAAGCACTATGCGACACTGGCGTCTATTGACAGCAATAAACTTTCTCCGCATGTTTTGCGTCATGCCTTTGCAACCCACCTGCTGAATCACGGTGCGGATCTGCGAGTGGTGCAGATGTTACTGGGCCACAGCGATCTATCCACCACGCAGATTTATACCCACGTTGCGACGGAGCGGCTGAGACAACTGCATCAACAGCACCATCCCCGGGCATGA
- the dsbC gene encoding bifunctional protein-disulfide isomerase/oxidoreductase DsbC, translating to MKKRVVLFSLLTLALSGVARADDAAIKQTINRLGLQNAEVKDSPISGMKTLLTENGVLYITEDGKHLLQGPLYDVSGKNPVNVTNHILNERLDALKDQMIVYKAPQEKHVITVFTDITCGYCHKLHEQMKDYNALGITVRYLAYPRQGMNSQAAKDMQSIWCVADRNKAFDAAMKGDDVSPATCKTDIGAHYQLGVLFGVQGTPAIVLDDGTVVPGYQPPKEMMAMLDAHKASLK from the coding sequence ATGAAAAAACGTGTAGTACTCTTTTCATTGCTGACTCTGGCCTTGAGCGGCGTGGCGCGCGCGGACGACGCCGCAATCAAGCAGACGATAAACCGTCTGGGCTTGCAGAACGCGGAAGTGAAGGATTCCCCCATCAGCGGGATGAAAACCCTGCTGACCGAGAATGGCGTGCTCTACATCACCGAGGACGGCAAACACCTGCTGCAGGGGCCGCTGTATGACGTCAGCGGTAAGAACCCGGTGAATGTCACCAACCATATTCTGAACGAGCGTCTGGATGCGCTAAAAGACCAGATGATCGTCTATAAAGCGCCGCAGGAAAAACATGTCATTACCGTGTTTACCGACATCACCTGCGGTTACTGCCATAAACTGCACGAGCAGATGAAAGACTACAATGCGCTCGGTATTACCGTGCGTTATCTGGCGTATCCCCGTCAGGGTATGAACTCTCAGGCGGCGAAAGACATGCAGTCGATCTGGTGCGTGGCGGATCGCAACAAGGCGTTTGACGCTGCGATGAAAGGCGATGACGTGTCGCCCGCCACCTGTAAAACCGACATCGGCGCCCATTATCAACTGGGCGTGCTGTTTGGCGTGCAGGGTACGCCGGCGATCGTGCTGGACGACGGCACGGTGGTGCCGGGGTATCAGCCGCCCAAAGAGATGATGGCTATGCTGGATGCGCACAAAGCCTCGCTGAAATAG
- the recJ gene encoding single-stranded-DNA-specific exonuclease RecJ, with amino-acid sequence MNVVTQLRRRPTTETELPDSLPALLRRLYAQRGVQQMQELERSLRGLLDYRLLGGIEQAVDVLRQALADNRRIVIVGDFDADGATSTALTVLALRSMGGREIQYLVPNRFEDGYGLSPEVVAQAAVKGAELIVTVDNGISSHAGVDDAHRRGIAVVVTDHHLPGETLPAAEAMINPNLPYCAFPSKALAGVGVAFYLMMALRANLRESGWFAERGLAEPNLAELLDLVALGTVADVVPLDANNRILVSQGLSRIRAGKCRPGIRALLEVANRDAVQLVASDLGFALGPRLNAAGRLDDMSVGVELLLCDDIVQARMLASDLDALNQSRREIEAGMQVEALHLCEQLERSRDTLPLGLAMYHPEWHQGVVGILASRIKERFHRPVIAFAPAGDGILKGSGRSIAGLHLRDALERLDTCHPGLMLKFGGHAMAAGLSLVEDRFDEFRQRFADLVGEWLDASQLEGIVWSDGELAIPELTLSTAEMLREAGPWGQAFPEPTFDGRFRLLQQRLVGERHLKVMVEPLGGGPLLDGIAFNVDTLLWPDSSVREVELAYKLDVNEFRGKRSVQLLIEHLWPL; translated from the coding sequence GTGAATGTTGTTACCCAACTCCGTCGTCGCCCGACGACGGAGACAGAGTTACCCGACTCCCTCCCCGCATTGCTGCGTCGTTTATACGCGCAGCGCGGCGTACAACAGATGCAGGAACTCGAGCGCAGTCTGCGCGGCCTGCTGGATTACCGTCTGCTTGGCGGCATTGAGCAGGCGGTCGACGTGTTGCGTCAGGCGCTGGCGGACAACCGCCGCATCGTGATCGTCGGCGATTTCGACGCCGACGGCGCCACCAGCACCGCGCTGACGGTGCTGGCGCTGCGCAGCATGGGCGGCCGCGAGATTCAGTATCTGGTGCCCAACCGGTTTGAGGATGGCTACGGGCTCAGCCCGGAAGTGGTGGCGCAGGCCGCCGTCAAAGGCGCGGAGCTGATCGTGACCGTCGATAACGGCATTTCGTCGCACGCCGGGGTGGACGATGCGCACCGGCGCGGCATCGCGGTGGTGGTGACAGACCACCATCTGCCGGGGGAAACCCTGCCGGCGGCCGAGGCGATGATCAACCCTAACCTGCCGTATTGCGCATTTCCGTCGAAAGCGCTGGCCGGCGTGGGCGTCGCGTTTTACCTGATGATGGCGCTGCGGGCTAACCTGCGGGAGTCCGGCTGGTTTGCCGAACGTGGGCTGGCTGAGCCGAATCTGGCGGAACTGCTGGATCTGGTGGCGCTGGGCACGGTGGCGGATGTGGTGCCGCTGGACGCCAACAACCGTATTCTGGTCTCGCAGGGATTGAGCCGGATCCGCGCGGGCAAATGCCGACCAGGGATTCGCGCCCTGCTGGAAGTGGCTAATCGCGACGCCGTCCAACTGGTCGCGAGCGATCTGGGTTTTGCGCTCGGGCCGCGTCTTAATGCCGCCGGCCGGTTGGACGACATGTCCGTCGGCGTGGAACTGCTGTTGTGCGACGACATCGTGCAAGCGCGGATGCTGGCCAGCGATCTGGATGCGCTGAACCAGAGTCGCCGTGAAATCGAAGCCGGCATGCAGGTGGAAGCGCTGCATTTGTGCGAACAGCTGGAGCGCAGCCGCGACACGCTGCCGCTGGGGCTGGCGATGTACCACCCGGAGTGGCATCAGGGGGTGGTGGGGATTCTGGCGTCGCGCATCAAGGAACGCTTTCACCGCCCGGTGATCGCGTTTGCGCCTGCGGGCGACGGTATTCTGAAAGGTTCCGGGCGGTCTATCGCCGGGCTGCACCTGCGCGACGCGCTGGAGCGCCTTGATACCTGTCACCCCGGTCTGATGTTGAAGTTCGGCGGCCACGCGATGGCGGCAGGATTGTCGCTGGTGGAGGACCGTTTTGACGAGTTTCGCCAGCGTTTTGCCGATCTGGTGGGCGAGTGGCTGGATGCGTCGCAACTGGAAGGCATCGTCTGGTCCGACGGCGAACTGGCGATCCCTGAACTGACGCTGAGCACCGCTGAAATGCTGCGTGAGGCGGGGCCGTGGGGGCAGGCGTTTCCGGAACCGACCTTCGACGGGCGCTTTCGTCTGTTGCAGCAACGACTGGTCGGCGAGCGCCACCTCAAGGTGATGGTGGAGCCGCTGGGCGGCGGCCCGCTGCTGGACGGCATCGCTTTCAACGTCGACACCTTGTTGTGGCCCGACAGCAGCGTGCGCGAAGTCGAACTGGCTTACAAACTGGACGTCAACGAATTCCGCGGCAAGCGCTCGGTACAACTGCTGATCGAACACCTGTGGCCGTTGTAG
- the prfB gene encoding peptide chain release factor 2 (programmed frameshift), producing the protein MFEINPVKNRIQDLSERTAVLRGYLDYDAKKERLEEVNAELEQPDVWNEPERAQALGKERSSLEMIVDTIDQMVQGLDDVSGLLELAVEEDDEDTFNETAAELDQLENKLGQLEFRRMFSGEYDSADCYLDLQAGSGGTEAQDWASMLLRMYLRWAESKGFKTEIIEESEGEVAGVKSATIKIMGDYAFGWLRTETGVHRLVRKSPFDSGGRRHTSFSSAFVYPEVDDDIDIEINPADLRIDVYRASGAGGQHVNRTESAVRITHIPTNIVTQCQNDRSQHKNKDQAMKQLKAKLYEFEMQKKNAEKQALEDNKSDIGWGSQIRSYVLDDSRIKDLRTGVETRNTQSVLDGDLDKFIEASLKAGL; encoded by the exons ATGTTTGAAATCAATCCGGTAAAAAATCGCATTCAGGACCTGTCTGAACGGACAGCTGTTCTGAGGGGGTATCTT GACTATGACGCCAAGAAAGAGCGTCTGGAAGAGGTAAACGCCGAGCTGGAACAGCCCGACGTATGGAACGAGCCTGAACGCGCGCAGGCGCTGGGGAAAGAGCGTTCCTCCCTGGAAATGATTGTCGACACCATTGATCAGATGGTTCAGGGGCTGGACGATGTCTCCGGTCTGCTGGAACTGGCGGTGGAAGAAGACGATGAAGACACGTTCAACGAAACCGCTGCCGAGCTGGATCAGCTGGAAAACAAGCTGGGTCAGCTGGAATTCCGCCGTATGTTCTCCGGCGAGTACGACAGCGCCGACTGCTACCTTGACCTGCAGGCCGGTTCCGGCGGCACCGAGGCGCAGGACTGGGCCAGCATGTTGCTGCGCATGTATCTGCGCTGGGCGGAAAGCAAAGGCTTCAAGACTGAAATCATCGAAGAGTCCGAAGGCGAAGTGGCCGGCGTCAAATCCGCCACCATCAAGATCATGGGCGACTATGCGTTTGGCTGGCTGCGTACCGAAACCGGCGTACACCGTCTGGTGCGTAAGAGCCCGTTCGATTCCGGCGGCCGTCGTCACACCTCGTTCAGCTCCGCGTTCGTGTATCCGGAAGTGGACGACGACATTGATATCGAGATCAACCCCGCGGACCTGCGTATCGACGTATACCGTGCGTCCGGCGCCGGTGGTCAGCACGTTAACCGTACTGAATCTGCGGTGCGTATCACCCACATTCCCACCAATATCGTTACCCAGTGCCAGAACGATCGGTCCCAGCACAAGAACAAAGATCAGGCCATGAAACAGCTGAAAGCCAAGCTGTATGAGTTTGAAATGCAGAAGAAGAACGCGGAGAAACAGGCGCTGGAAGACAACAAGTCCGACATCGGCTGGGGCAGTCAGATTCGTTCTTATGTGCTGGATGACTCCCGCATTAAAGACCTGCGCACCGGGGTGGAAACACGTAATACCCAGTCGGTGCTGGACGGTGATCTGGACAAGTTTATCGAAGCAAGTTTAAAAGCGGGGTTATAA
- the lysS gene encoding lysine--tRNA ligase — MSEPQNQGAEQAQDLNNELRTRREKLASLRETGVAFPNDFRRDSTADRLHASYDEKDNEELEALGLEVNVAGRMMTRRIMGKASFVTLQDVGGRIQLYVARDDLPEGVYNEQFKKWDLGDIVGARGKLFKTKTGELSIHCTELRLLTKALRPLPDKFHGLADQETRYRQRYLDLIANEESRHTFRVRSQIMAGIRQFMVGRDFMEVETPMMQVIPGGAAARPFITHHNALDIDMYLRIAPELYLKRLVVGGFERVFEINRNFRNEGVSPRHNPEFTMMELYMAYADYKDLIELTESLFRTLAQDVLGSTEVQYGDQVFDFGKPFEKLTMREAIKKYRPETNMADLDSFDAAKAIAESIGIKVEKSWGLGRLVTEIFEETAEAHLIQPTFITEYPAEVSPLARRNDQNPEITDRFEFFIGGREIGNGFSELNDAEDQAQRFQDQVAAKDAGDDEAMFYDEDYVTALEHGLPPTAGLGIGIDRLVMLFTNSHTIRDVILFPAMRPQK; from the coding sequence ATGTCTGAACCACAAAACCAGGGTGCCGAGCAGGCGCAGGATCTTAATAACGAACTCAGAACGCGCCGCGAGAAGCTGGCGTCGTTGCGTGAAACCGGCGTGGCTTTCCCGAATGACTTCCGCCGTGACAGCACGGCCGATCGGCTGCACGCCAGCTACGACGAAAAAGACAACGAAGAGCTGGAAGCGCTGGGTCTGGAAGTGAACGTGGCCGGCCGCATGATGACTCGCCGTATCATGGGCAAAGCGTCGTTCGTCACGCTGCAGGACGTGGGCGGCCGCATTCAGCTATATGTGGCGCGCGACGATCTGCCGGAAGGCGTTTACAACGAACAGTTCAAGAAATGGGATCTCGGCGATATCGTCGGCGCGCGCGGCAAGCTGTTTAAAACCAAGACCGGCGAGTTGTCGATCCACTGTACCGAACTGCGTCTGCTGACCAAGGCGCTGCGTCCGTTGCCGGACAAGTTCCACGGCCTGGCTGATCAGGAAACCCGTTACCGTCAGCGCTATCTGGACCTGATCGCTAACGAAGAGTCCCGCCATACCTTCCGCGTGCGTTCGCAGATTATGGCCGGTATTCGCCAGTTCATGGTCGGCCGCGACTTCATGGAAGTGGAAACGCCGATGATGCAGGTGATCCCCGGCGGCGCGGCGGCGCGTCCGTTCATCACCCATCACAACGCGCTGGATATCGATATGTACCTGCGCATCGCGCCGGAACTGTATCTGAAGCGTCTGGTGGTGGGCGGTTTTGAACGCGTGTTCGAAATCAACCGCAACTTCCGTAACGAAGGCGTGTCGCCGCGTCACAACCCTGAGTTCACCATGATGGAACTCTACATGGCGTACGCGGACTACAAAGACCTGATCGAACTGACCGAGTCGCTGTTCCGCACGCTGGCGCAGGACGTGCTGGGCTCGACTGAAGTGCAGTACGGCGACCAGGTGTTTGACTTCGGCAAGCCGTTCGAGAAGCTGACCATGCGTGAGGCGATCAAGAAATATCGCCCGGAAACCAACATGGCGGATCTGGACAGTTTCGACGCGGCGAAAGCCATCGCGGAATCTATCGGCATCAAGGTGGAGAAGAGCTGGGGTCTGGGCCGTCTCGTCACCGAGATCTTCGAAGAAACCGCCGAAGCGCATCTGATTCAGCCGACCTTCATCACCGAATACCCGGCGGAAGTCTCACCGCTGGCGCGCCGCAACGACCAGAACCCGGAAATCACCGACCGTTTTGAATTCTTCATCGGCGGGCGTGAAATCGGCAATGGCTTTAGCGAGCTGAACGATGCGGAAGATCAGGCACAACGTTTCCAGGATCAGGTGGCGGCGAAAGACGCCGGCGATGACGAAGCCATGTTCTACGACGAAGACTACGTCACCGCGCTGGAGCACGGCCTGCCGCCGACTGCCGGTCTGGGCATCGGTATCGATCGTCTGGTGATGCTGTTCACCAACAGCCACACCATCCGCGACGTGATCCTGTTCCCGGCGATGCGTCCGCAGAAGTAA